A single genomic interval of Acidovorax sp. 1608163 harbors:
- a CDS encoding MlaD family protein, which yields MENKSHALAAGTFVIVVAALLAGLAIWLTRDNANYEQYELSTREGVSGLQPQATVRYKGVAVGKVTRIGFDPQISGNVLIRIAVNDSAPISPTTFATLGYQGVTGLAHVLLDDSPQPLTQLPPGPSGLPRLTLKPSPFGRLAEQAPNILAQVEEATRRINQLLGDENQQRITQALGNIGQAAGSVNALTQRIDATVQNRLDPALAALPPLATDARQTMKALQQASNSVTVMANDIRSTTQRLSAEGGAIDQLTHGTQVMAAAADNFSRSTLPSINRAADETGRAVRQMGLAAARVSDNPQLFIYGSGRLPPGPGEPGFAPPLANP from the coding sequence TGCTGGCGGGCCTGGCCATCTGGCTCACCCGCGACAACGCCAACTATGAGCAATACGAGCTCTCCACCCGCGAAGGCGTCAGCGGCCTGCAGCCCCAGGCCACCGTGCGCTACAAAGGCGTGGCCGTGGGCAAAGTCACCCGCATCGGGTTTGACCCGCAGATCAGCGGCAACGTGCTCATCCGCATCGCCGTCAACGACAGCGCCCCCATCAGCCCCACCACCTTTGCCACGCTGGGCTACCAGGGCGTCACCGGCCTGGCCCACGTCCTGCTCGACGACTCGCCACAGCCCCTGACCCAACTGCCCCCCGGCCCCAGCGGCCTGCCGCGCCTGACCCTCAAGCCCTCGCCCTTTGGCCGCCTGGCAGAGCAAGCGCCCAACATCCTCGCCCAGGTTGAAGAGGCCACCCGCCGCATCAACCAACTGCTGGGCGACGAAAACCAGCAACGCATCACCCAGGCTCTGGGCAACATCGGCCAGGCCGCAGGCAGCGTCAACGCCCTGACCCAACGGATTGATGCCACCGTGCAAAACCGCCTCGACCCCGCCCTGGCCGCACTGCCGCCCCTGGCCACCGATGCCCGCCAGACCATGAAAGCCCTGCAGCAAGCCAGCAACAGCGTCACCGTCATGGCCAACGACATCCGCAGCACCACCCAGCGCCTCAGCGCCGAAGGCGGCGCCATCGACCAGCTCACCCACGGCACCCAGGTCATGGCTGCAGCGGCCGACAACTTCAGCCGCTCCACCCTGCCCAGCATCAACCGCGCCGCCGACGAAACCGGCCGCGCCGTGCGCCAAATGGGCCTGGCCGCCGCCCGCGTCAGCGACAACCCCCAACTCTTCATCTACGGCAGCGGCCGCCTGCCCCCCGGCCCAGGCGAGCCCGGCTTTGCCCCACCCCTGGCCAACCCCTGA